In Thermosphaera sp., a genomic segment contains:
- a CDS encoding transcription elongation factor, which translates to MKYPLDRICVKSGILCPSCQRKVEIGVVSADEIRVMKALMDLEDKHKILRKGEYVKSFTLGDQLILIVRNGMEQQELDEASKHLSKELDVKVKPIIETGDQRKLIEQLISPASLHGVNQVWLPDGTEMVNVRVPRRDRRYLERNREVYEELITRLTGKKARIVFE; encoded by the coding sequence TTGAAATACCCATTGGACAGGATCTGCGTGAAAAGCGGCATACTATGCCCAAGTTGCCAGCGAAAAGTGGAGATAGGAGTAGTGAGCGCGGATGAGATAAGAGTGATGAAGGCTCTGATGGATCTTGAAGACAAGCATAAAATCTTGAGAAAAGGCGAGTATGTGAAGTCCTTTACGCTCGGGGATCAACTGATCCTAATCGTTCGCAACGGGATGGAGCAGCAAGAGCTCGACGAAGCCTCCAAGCATCTATCAAAGGAGCTCGACGTTAAGGTTAAGCCAATAATTGAAACAGGAGACCAGAGGAAGCTGATAGAGCAGTTGATAAGCCCTGCATCACTCCATGGAGTCAACCAGGTCTGGCTACCCGATGGGACGGAGATGGTGAACGTCAGGGTCCCCCGGAGAGACAGGAGGTATTTAGAGAGAAACAGGGAGGTCTATGAAGAGCTCATAACGAGGCTGACCGGTAAGAAGGCTAGAATTGTTTTTGAATAA
- a CDS encoding phosphoadenosine phosphosulfate reductase family protein, which yields MEWWVLRVLLAAGSFRVFDEVLRRSRRVFVAYSGGKDSTTVSLLLYDWLRERMGAADANIMLVNSDTLSEIPPMREWTRRFMENYVERLRALGVNAGFKIVAPPPEDTFYWRLFIRGYPAPSFSFRWCVYLLKRKPALKIVEREGSVVLLGHRDEESSARARRLSSVSSGFCPLSAGRCSSYYLMNHGAAAKAFPIRDWSEQDVWNYLRNWNGDIDIKPLFKLYGEGAVKARYGCWHCTLVKHQLGNYLAGSDLMYYEAFRLMYRWISDMPSMRAAKTTGYSRLGFLTAPARSILLNALRAAEELSGTRLYGLDEAAVDGYTLRQLLFDLPADEADKAVLERERRVKGDLKRIVPVGTLRDVRRYRGELDQAVKYFSERARHHQLVKNYIDEITTHLQE from the coding sequence TTGGAGTGGTGGGTTTTGAGGGTGTTGTTGGCGGCTGGGTCGTTCAGGGTTTTCGACGAAGTGCTTAGGCGGTCTAGGAGGGTGTTCGTCGCCTACTCTGGCGGTAAGGATTCGACAACAGTTTCTCTCCTATTATATGACTGGCTGCGGGAGAGGATGGGCGCGGCCGATGCCAATATAATGCTTGTGAACAGCGACACTCTGAGCGAAATCCCGCCGATGAGGGAGTGGACTAGGAGGTTCATGGAAAACTATGTGGAGAGGCTGCGGGCCCTGGGCGTGAACGCGGGGTTTAAAATAGTAGCGCCCCCGCCCGAGGACACGTTCTACTGGAGGCTGTTCATCAGGGGCTACCCCGCTCCCTCGTTCAGCTTCAGGTGGTGCGTTTACCTGTTGAAGAGGAAGCCCGCCTTGAAGATAGTTGAGCGGGAGGGCTCTGTAGTACTGCTGGGCCACAGGGATGAGGAGTCCTCCGCGAGGGCCAGGCGGCTGAGCAGCGTTAGCTCGGGGTTCTGCCCCCTGAGCGCTGGCAGATGCTCCTCATACTACTTAATGAACCACGGGGCCGCGGCTAAAGCCTTCCCGATAAGGGATTGGAGCGAGCAGGACGTGTGGAACTACCTGCGGAACTGGAACGGGGATATCGATATTAAGCCGCTGTTCAAGCTATACGGGGAGGGCGCGGTCAAGGCGAGGTATGGCTGCTGGCACTGCACCCTGGTGAAGCACCAGCTCGGCAACTACCTGGCTGGCAGCGATCTAATGTATTATGAGGCTTTTAGATTAATGTACAGGTGGATAAGCGACATGCCCAGCATGAGGGCCGCCAAGACCACGGGGTACAGCAGGCTGGGCTTCCTAACCGCCCCCGCCCGCTCGATACTGCTGAACGCGCTCAGGGCCGCGGAGGAGCTCTCGGGAACACGCCTCTACGGGCTCGACGAGGCCGCGGTGGATGGCTATACGCTGCGGCAGCTGCTGTTCGACCTCCCCGCGGACGAGGCGGATAAGGCGGTTCTCGAACGCGAGAGGAGGGTTAAGGGGGATTTGAAAAGGATCGTCCCCGTCGGCACGCTGAGGGACGTGCGGAGGTACAGGGGTGAGCTCGACCAGGCGGTCAAATACTTCAGCGAGAGAGCCCGCCACCACCAGCTCGTTAAAAACTACATAGACGAGATCACAACACACCTGCAAGAATAA
- a CDS encoding AAA domain-containing protein, with product MEKIVDFELEQPFSSPSTEGIENILGFITDKIKSDNIGVVQGPPGTRKTFSIFTSIEKVFDNLDENELIIYVAPTNALVAQGLQYAVRALRWKGLTQREVKSEILRSVRVYGSQFELPGTYKKLRDKVDAETRIVLTTPYQIPSIEEKDFFHIMVDEASRMKLHEAFMEIRRKIVEKISNGEGLEGSMIVVGDPMQAIVLPEHYREIEKLRKERLLLESLLEGLLTISGVDTRELESSDLTREALQRIRGKWFEFIEVTFRLPQPTERPISMGFYDGKLTAKFSFEERLKELEISPGNSPLKFGDETLDKLSESVFECLSTHIPLLVIEPTESDWMDEEYGILNEPHRAKIAGALSVVLSSYGFRTTVVTAYKDQAFHIKMFTEEKYRNYLNNIKERVDFINVHRILGGENQAIVAVLGKEYATRHEDRQTVYFQEPELLNVQLSRHKAFLAIVGDLRRLYRSATSLDQRERTKRYRPIIETAREILELTNVEENEIERAKRGREKYEGDEGLYIRWKI from the coding sequence GTGGAAAAGATAGTTGATTTCGAGCTAGAACAACCTTTCTCGTCTCCCTCGACGGAAGGGATTGAAAACATATTAGGTTTCATCACCGACAAAATCAAAAGTGATAACATAGGAGTAGTTCAGGGCCCACCCGGCACTAGAAAAACCTTTTCTATATTTACAAGTATCGAAAAAGTTTTTGATAACCTCGACGAAAACGAATTAATAATCTACGTTGCACCCACTAATGCGCTTGTTGCCCAGGGGTTGCAATACGCTGTCAGAGCTTTACGTTGGAAAGGCCTCACCCAGAGAGAGGTGAAAAGCGAGATTCTGAGGTCGGTAAGGGTTTATGGATCACAATTTGAATTACCGGGAACTTATAAAAAACTCAGAGATAAAGTGGATGCAGAAACGAGGATTGTGCTGACTACACCGTATCAGATACCTTCGATTGAGGAGAAGGACTTCTTCCACATAATGGTGGATGAGGCAAGTAGAATGAAATTACATGAAGCCTTCATGGAAATTAGAAGAAAAATTGTGGAAAAAATATCAAACGGGGAAGGGCTTGAAGGTTCAATGATCGTGGTAGGCGATCCCATGCAAGCGATCGTTCTTCCAGAACACTATAGGGAGATTGAAAAACTTAGAAAGGAGAGATTACTCCTCGAAAGCCTTCTTGAGGGGCTTTTAACAATTAGCGGAGTAGATACACGTGAGTTAGAGAGCTCGGATTTAACTAGGGAAGCTCTTCAACGAATTAGAGGAAAATGGTTCGAGTTCATTGAAGTGACTTTTAGATTGCCACAACCGACGGAGAGACCGATTAGTATGGGCTTTTACGATGGAAAACTTACGGCAAAATTCTCTTTTGAAGAGAGATTAAAAGAGTTAGAAATATCCCCGGGCAACTCTCCATTAAAATTTGGAGATGAAACGCTCGATAAGTTAAGTGAGAGCGTATTTGAGTGCCTGAGCACTCACATTCCCTTACTGGTCATAGAGCCAACTGAGAGTGATTGGATGGATGAAGAGTACGGTATTCTTAACGAGCCTCATAGAGCAAAAATAGCAGGGGCTCTCAGCGTGGTACTGAGTTCGTACGGTTTTAGGACCACCGTTGTAACAGCTTACAAGGACCAGGCTTTTCACATTAAGATGTTCACTGAGGAAAAATACCGAAACTATTTAAACAATATCAAGGAGAGAGTCGACTTCATAAACGTTCACAGGATATTGGGCGGAGAAAATCAAGCAATAGTCGCTGTACTGGGGAAGGAGTATGCAACACGGCATGAAGATAGACAAACAGTTTACTTCCAAGAGCCGGAACTCCTTAACGTTCAGCTAAGCAGGCATAAGGCGTTCTTGGCCATAGTCGGAGATCTAAGGAGGTTGTACAGGAGTGCCACGTCGTTAGATCAACGTGAGCGAACAAAGAGGTATAGACCAATAATTGAGACCGCAAGAGAGATTTTAGAATTAACGAACGTTGAAGAGAATGAAATCGAGAGAGCTAAACGCGGTAGGGAAAAATACGAAGGAGATGAAGGTCTCTACATAAGATGGAAAATATGA
- a CDS encoding DMT family transporter: MLEYIAPVAASLTWSLNPAIISKYRRHIKPILFTGFRALAAIIFLFPIAVFTGLTIPDAAGLSLLIIMASAVLGPGVGDASYTKAIQVIGGSLAVVLSYTYIFVSQFIAAAFLHEPLKPSVLIGSLLAFAGIIVASVNGGGVRVSAKGIGYALLASLSWGVATVMIKVALFYADVFTLTVMRLGFTAVFFIPAGLIVEGGPSKMDSKPMAKAALITGVLGWSIGMLLFIYSIGMIGVSATAVATALTPVLSQLTVKALSREKPALKTIIGALLISTGIASSLLLN, from the coding sequence ATGTTAGAGTATATAGCGCCTGTCGCGGCATCGCTGACGTGGAGCCTCAACCCCGCCATCATATCCAAGTACAGGAGACACATCAAGCCCATACTATTCACGGGCTTCAGGGCGCTGGCCGCGATAATATTCCTATTCCCCATTGCAGTCTTCACCGGCCTAACCATCCCCGATGCAGCAGGACTATCCCTTCTAATCATCATGGCTTCAGCCGTGCTCGGACCCGGAGTCGGCGATGCATCCTACACTAAGGCCATACAAGTAATCGGGGGATCGCTCGCTGTGGTTTTAAGCTACACATATATCTTCGTCTCTCAGTTCATAGCGGCGGCATTCCTTCACGAGCCATTGAAACCATCGGTCCTCATTGGTAGCCTCCTAGCCTTCGCGGGAATAATCGTAGCATCCGTAAACGGTGGTGGCGTGAGAGTCTCGGCTAAGGGGATCGGCTACGCTCTGCTCGCCTCTCTCTCATGGGGCGTTGCCACCGTCATGATCAAGGTGGCCCTATTCTACGCTGATGTGTTTACACTAACGGTCATGAGGCTAGGGTTCACAGCAGTATTCTTCATACCTGCAGGATTGATCGTGGAGGGCGGGCCGAGTAAGATGGATTCGAAGCCTATGGCTAAAGCAGCGTTGATCACAGGGGTGTTGGGCTGGAGCATCGGAATGCTCCTCTTCATATACTCGATAGGGATGATAGGTGTTTCAGCAACAGCTGTGGCGACAGCGCTGACCCCTGTATTATCCCAGTTAACTGTTAAAGCATTATCAAGGGAGAAACCGGCCCTGAAAACCATAATCGGCGCCCTACTGATCTCCACGGGGATAGCGTCATCTCTCCTTTTAAATTGA
- a CDS encoding PD-(D/E)XK nuclease family protein: protein MAREVLRETLTKTAHVPVVTSVAIGAAHCSFKAKLIEAIGVIKDQYVFKDKIMGEGSNLHKILAIASLLYFNKGLSITQSIREAINDVKQHLTSRSGLNEERLTNDAVKLFETLIKNLQIFEKNLDVREGQLKPVVEQTLIDFDVHLRGIPDLILEDRKARKAVVVEWKTGGSDTPSNYERAQVIAYAILEARRLGYSIEELERVIIGTLDDTGRVKEYSILPVIIRATTKGELYPHPALAPQDKVKERFEEFKNLLRKILIEAEHLTVLLTHQKSLTGVNPDVLKIPLPNNPDIKVNILRYTPPILPRGTPKTQDSWPCVSKKKKPICEYIEPCKFYFGRFGEKEDYERILWDLRFEALNYREKMLSVYRGLHDFFKFYVFFKNFDVDKIIGELSDSDGSKCMGIIVDLARPYEEKISSKYGKRRLCKDIIILRDKQELFNGRVDIVEKIEIGEDGEIVYVKRRIAKYEKDSEHGFMPRVVREGSPILISLMDSWSPLLSTSIFGRVDNVRYIGDNIEYQIGFPSRLLELQKNLLKHYVERSLEGRFLMAEINVDLTKADLETIDALQRSLKSKSRELPTEEAKLHSMEDRVLEKQKRKLRSEYGDIDATFDSILRKVLSRKKG from the coding sequence ATGGCTAGGGAGGTTCTTCGTGAGACTCTGACCAAAACAGCTCACGTCCCAGTTGTCACGAGCGTGGCAATAGGCGCGGCCCACTGCTCTTTCAAGGCGAAATTAATTGAGGCGATAGGAGTTATTAAAGACCAATACGTATTCAAGGATAAAATAATGGGAGAAGGATCAAACCTCCATAAGATATTAGCGATAGCTTCTCTTCTGTACTTCAACAAAGGTCTTTCGATAACGCAAAGCATTAGAGAGGCAATAAATGATGTGAAACAACATCTAACTTCTAGAAGTGGTTTAAACGAGGAGAGGCTGACTAATGATGCAGTAAAATTGTTTGAAACTTTAATAAAAAATCTTCAAATTTTTGAGAAAAACTTAGATGTTAGGGAAGGTCAACTAAAACCGGTAGTTGAGCAAACACTCATAGATTTCGATGTACATCTTAGGGGAATCCCGGATCTCATCTTGGAAGATAGGAAGGCTCGGAAAGCGGTGGTCGTAGAGTGGAAAACGGGAGGTAGCGACACTCCTTCAAATTATGAAAGGGCCCAGGTGATTGCCTACGCCATCTTGGAGGCAAGGAGATTGGGATATTCTATTGAGGAACTTGAAAGAGTAATTATTGGTACCCTAGACGATACGGGGCGTGTTAAAGAATATTCAATTCTACCGGTCATCATTAGGGCTACTACCAAGGGCGAATTGTATCCTCATCCGGCTTTGGCACCTCAAGATAAGGTTAAGGAGAGATTCGAAGAGTTTAAAAATCTGCTTCGGAAAATCCTTATAGAGGCTGAACATCTCACCGTCCTTTTGACTCATCAAAAGAGTTTAACAGGAGTGAACCCAGATGTTCTAAAAATCCCCCTTCCAAATAATCCAGACATTAAAGTCAACATCTTGAGATATACGCCTCCAATCCTTCCTAGAGGGACACCTAAAACCCAGGATTCTTGGCCCTGCGTAAGCAAGAAGAAAAAACCGATTTGCGAGTATATAGAGCCGTGTAAGTTCTACTTTGGCAGGTTTGGGGAGAAAGAGGATTATGAAAGAATTCTATGGGATCTCAGATTCGAGGCCCTGAATTATAGGGAAAAGATGCTCTCAGTATACAGAGGTCTCCACGATTTCTTTAAATTCTATGTTTTCTTTAAAAACTTTGATGTAGACAAAATAATCGGTGAATTGAGTGATTCGGACGGATCTAAATGTATGGGAATCATAGTTGATTTGGCCCGACCATACGAGGAGAAAATCTCTTCCAAATATGGGAAAAGACGATTATGCAAAGATATTATCATACTGAGAGACAAACAAGAGTTATTTAATGGAAGGGTGGATATTGTGGAAAAGATAGAGATAGGTGAAGATGGAGAAATAGTTTATGTGAAGAGAAGGATAGCCAAATATGAAAAAGATAGTGAGCATGGATTTATGCCCAGAGTTGTGAGAGAAGGATCTCCAATACTGATATCCCTCATGGACTCATGGAGTCCCTTATTAAGCACGAGCATTTTCGGGAGGGTGGATAATGTAAGGTACATAGGAGACAACATCGAGTATCAGATAGGTTTTCCCAGTAGACTCCTAGAGTTGCAGAAGAATCTTCTCAAGCACTATGTTGAGAGAAGCCTCGAAGGCAGATTTTTAATGGCAGAGATTAACGTTGACCTAACCAAAGCCGATCTAGAGACTATAGATGCTCTTCAAAGATCATTGAAAAGTAAAAGTAGAGAATTACCGACAGAAGAGGCCAAATTGCATTCTATGGAAGATCGCGTTCTCGAGAAACAAAAGAGAAAGCTACGAAGTGAGTATGGAGATATCGATGCTACTTTCGATAGCATTTTAAGAAAAGTATTATCCAGGAAGAAGGGGTGA
- the cas4a gene encoding type I-A CRISPR-associated protein Cas4/Csa1 codes for MIARRHVLRSIRRLYEWARNDPVDAELRGWSWDRPPLKPRAYLGLGVSEVASKYCPTRRDVWLRRKVGARAEASDPLLTGRFIHDAVSLALREAARALANDIPPTTAYIILQNKWRILNPDPAHAKTVEEAYKTTLLTTLGEAQYEQVVNGSAQAPTMTEYKVDGTPLGLSQNLSVDILFENVIVDMKYGQPRDFHKLTIAGYALALKAYTETPHDYGILIYVSNTSGLKTTLKPVYISNDLRRWFIEERDEIIDMLLEDREPPRDVKCPESCPLATVCT; via the coding sequence ATGATAGCGAGGAGGCATGTGTTGAGGAGCATTAGGAGGCTCTACGAGTGGGCTAGGAATGACCCGGTTGACGCTGAGCTGAGGGGGTGGAGCTGGGATCGGCCGCCTCTAAAGCCTAGGGCCTACCTCGGCCTCGGAGTCAGCGAAGTAGCCTCCAAGTATTGCCCGACGAGAAGAGATGTCTGGTTGAGGAGGAAAGTTGGCGCGAGAGCAGAGGCGAGTGACCCGTTGCTCACAGGGAGGTTTATTCACGACGCGGTCAGCCTCGCCTTAAGGGAGGCCGCTAGAGCACTCGCCAACGACATTCCCCCGACAACAGCTTATATTATCCTCCAGAACAAGTGGCGGATCTTAAACCCAGACCCAGCGCACGCGAAAACGGTTGAGGAGGCATACAAGACTACCCTGCTCACCACACTCGGGGAGGCGCAGTACGAGCAAGTAGTAAACGGCTCCGCACAGGCACCAACCATGACCGAGTACAAGGTCGACGGAACCCCATTAGGGCTTTCACAAAACCTCTCCGTAGACATACTCTTTGAAAACGTAATCGTCGACATGAAGTACGGGCAGCCCAGAGACTTCCACAAGCTAACCATCGCCGGATACGCCCTCGCGCTAAAAGCGTACACTGAGACGCCCCACGACTACGGAATACTAATATACGTCTCAAACACCAGCGGTTTAAAAACAACGCTCAAACCAGTATACATCTCAAACGACCTGAGAAGATGGTTCATAGAGGAAAGAGACGAGATAATAGACATGCTCCTCGAAGACAGAGAGCCGCCGAGAGACGTGAAATGCCCCGAGTCATGCCCGCTCGCAACGGTGTGCACGTGA
- a CDS encoding ABC transporter permease subunit yields MNPVLYDFRRAFVRPATLIALLAFILVGVGLSYLVSATLSVSMQYISPQALGILDVESGRLRLFAYVVDAELRPVNARIDVELKLVNKTGLTDPASGAVSLKNASYEARGFLNATIILDENESAVLKQLLGESGMFPYLVFTASSPVGSRSQGGAFVNPGKDSRIQYWCPVCSFLSSEDYSKVIASSTMVYRVNDEFVIIAILDLPGDGFKLYYALSPNVAPGFEGYVLAGSVSSGVNIFRVRAGNVSASEARIAYVALEGGDGTLYFSEGYPVARAYAGRVQRALTSQLVGSAGLGLFSSFFPIVVLYLVYALIAKPKGIGALEFLIARPVSRWDVYATRFAAGVLTATASSAVFMASVNAASLLLIGYTMELGDALTVFLGLTGSLIAFYSLCYMLSTFLSGGRYLAVSIFAYLFFTMILNVLVAIIAIFAYGFGPGLASRLSELQYTVSYFNPLGMVSFATYFVYKGLQLEGFTEVAVVDPYLVVLAGAAWILVPFIIGWFVFKRANLSR; encoded by the coding sequence GTGAACCCAGTTCTCTACGATTTTAGGAGAGCGTTTGTAAGGCCTGCCACTCTTATCGCCCTGCTCGCCTTCATACTAGTGGGCGTGGGCTTATCCTACCTGGTCTCGGCTACCCTCAGCGTCAGCATGCAGTACATCAGCCCCCAGGCCCTTGGAATACTCGATGTTGAATCCGGTAGGCTCAGGCTTTTCGCCTACGTGGTCGACGCCGAGCTGAGGCCCGTTAACGCTAGGATCGATGTAGAGCTTAAACTAGTGAACAAAACCGGCTTAACCGATCCTGCAAGCGGCGCCGTGTCGTTGAAGAATGCTTCCTACGAGGCGAGGGGCTTCCTCAACGCTACTATTATTCTGGACGAGAATGAGTCGGCTGTTCTCAAACAACTACTCGGCGAATCAGGCATGTTCCCCTATCTAGTTTTCACGGCTTCTAGCCCAGTGGGGTCGAGGTCTCAGGGAGGCGCGTTCGTTAATCCCGGGAAGGATTCTCGAATCCAGTACTGGTGCCCGGTCTGCTCCTTCCTCTCATCCGAGGATTATTCTAAAGTGATTGCATCGTCGACGATGGTTTACAGGGTTAACGACGAGTTCGTCATTATCGCCATTCTCGACCTGCCTGGAGACGGTTTCAAACTGTACTACGCCTTATCGCCTAACGTTGCTCCGGGGTTTGAAGGCTACGTTTTAGCGGGTTCAGTCTCAAGCGGCGTCAACATCTTTAGAGTTAGAGCCGGCAATGTCTCCGCCAGCGAAGCCAGGATCGCGTATGTTGCGCTGGAAGGTGGCGATGGCACGCTCTACTTCAGCGAGGGCTACCCTGTTGCGAGGGCTTATGCTGGGAGGGTTCAGAGGGCTTTGACGAGCCAGTTGGTCGGGTCGGCTGGACTGGGCTTGTTTTCAAGCTTCTTCCCCATTGTCGTGCTCTACCTGGTTTACGCGTTGATAGCTAAGCCGAAGGGCATCGGCGCCCTAGAGTTTCTCATAGCGCGCCCAGTGTCGAGATGGGATGTGTACGCGACGAGGTTTGCGGCAGGCGTGTTGACGGCTACTGCTTCCTCAGCCGTGTTCATGGCCTCGGTTAACGCTGCCAGCCTCCTACTGATCGGTTATACGATGGAGCTCGGCGATGCTTTAACCGTTTTCCTGGGTTTAACCGGGTCTCTCATAGCGTTCTACAGCCTCTGCTACATGCTGTCGACGTTCCTGAGCGGGGGCAGGTATTTGGCTGTTTCAATATTTGCCTACTTGTTCTTCACGATGATCCTCAACGTTCTCGTGGCAATTATAGCCATCTTTGCATACGGGTTCGGGCCTGGACTAGCCTCGAGGCTCAGCGAGCTCCAGTACACAGTGAGCTACTTCAACCCGTTGGGCATGGTCTCGTTTGCAACGTACTTCGTGTACAAGGGGCTTCAGCTCGAGGGGTTCACCGAGGTCGCTGTTGTTGACCCATACCTGGTGGTGCTCGCCGGGGCTGCGTGGATACTCGTCCCCTTCATCATCGGCTGGTTCGTGTTTAAGCGCGCCAACCTCTCCAGGTGA
- a CDS encoding ABC transporter ATP-binding protein, with product MIEVINVSKSFGRLRALDNVSFRVDNGEIVGYVGLNGAGKTTTIRIAVGVLPADSGDVLIDGYSVAREKKKASGRVGWVPELPIFETDFKALDYFVYLAGYYGIPAGEARRLGREILETLGLGDSLSLKLGAFSQGMKKRFALAVSMLNDPPNFIFDEVLNGLDPQGIVFFREMAVKFKAKGKAVLFSSHILSEVQDVADRVVFIHKGRIIGVYRMSEIVNQAKPSIIVKLDRSDSGAISVLEGFGEVRVENDYFIVSNPRATSSDIVKALVSQGFNVLEVKHQERSLEEFFFSLIKERGG from the coding sequence TTGATCGAGGTCATCAATGTTTCAAAATCCTTTGGAAGGCTCAGGGCCTTAGACAATGTATCCTTTAGAGTTGATAATGGAGAAATCGTTGGATACGTGGGCTTGAACGGCGCCGGGAAAACAACCACTATCAGGATCGCAGTAGGCGTCTTGCCAGCTGACTCGGGCGATGTCTTGATCGATGGGTACTCGGTAGCGAGGGAGAAGAAGAAGGCGTCCGGGAGAGTCGGGTGGGTGCCTGAGCTCCCCATATTTGAGACTGATTTTAAAGCCCTAGACTACTTCGTCTACCTTGCAGGATACTATGGAATCCCAGCCGGCGAGGCCAGGAGATTGGGCAGGGAGATTCTCGAAACCCTGGGGCTGGGGGATTCTCTGAGCTTGAAGCTCGGCGCTTTCTCCCAGGGAATGAAGAAGAGGTTCGCCCTTGCCGTATCCATGTTGAACGACCCGCCAAACTTCATATTTGACGAGGTTTTAAACGGCCTCGACCCGCAGGGGATCGTTTTCTTCAGAGAAATGGCCGTTAAGTTCAAGGCCAAGGGGAAGGCGGTACTGTTTTCCTCTCACATTCTCAGCGAAGTGCAGGATGTTGCGGACAGAGTGGTCTTCATCCACAAGGGGAGGATTATCGGGGTGTACAGGATGAGCGAGATAGTGAACCAGGCGAAACCCTCCATAATCGTCAAGCTCGACAGGTCTGACAGCGGCGCGATAAGCGTTCTCGAGGGTTTCGGGGAGGTGAGAGTTGAGAACGACTACTTCATAGTTTCAAACCCCCGTGCGACTTCCAGCGACATAGTTAAGGCCCTGGTCTCCCAGGGTTTCAACGTTCTCGAGGTTAAGCACCAGGAGAGGAGCCTGGAGGAGTTCTTCTTCAGCTTGATAAAGGAGAGAGGTGGTTGA
- a CDS encoding alanyl-tRNA editing protein — MVDLYEWARGFGETVLLYLEDPYLREAAATLLDSSCDKPGRCYLVSDKSIFHPRSGGQPSDTGFVIDQGFSFKVEKVLMVKGVLAHYGRVLQGSPPVKGSLVKLLLDWETRHLVMRLHTAGHVLDYAVSKAYGRVVNTLDAHHGPPEAYIEYEAPPPGDKLLEEIADEASRIVREARRVKWYWVSPSELASRTYNAPNIQRLPKTSKYRIVEVEGVNAIPCTGTHVANTREIGRVRILRAERTIRGFKLHYMVETGDQ; from the coding sequence GTGGTCGACCTGTACGAGTGGGCGAGGGGGTTTGGGGAGACAGTGCTACTGTACCTCGAAGACCCTTATTTGAGGGAGGCTGCGGCGACTCTCCTCGACTCATCCTGCGACAAGCCCGGGAGGTGTTACCTGGTCTCCGATAAATCCATTTTCCACCCGAGGAGCGGGGGGCAGCCGAGCGACACAGGGTTCGTCATCGACCAAGGCTTCTCGTTCAAGGTTGAGAAGGTGCTGATGGTTAAAGGCGTCCTCGCGCACTACGGGAGGGTCTTGCAGGGCAGTCCCCCGGTCAAGGGATCTCTCGTCAAGCTCCTCTTGGACTGGGAGACAAGGCACTTAGTCATGAGGCTCCACACCGCGGGACACGTCCTAGACTACGCTGTCTCGAAAGCCTATGGGAGAGTCGTCAACACCCTCGACGCACACCACGGGCCCCCCGAGGCCTACATAGAGTACGAGGCCCCGCCGCCGGGCGACAAGCTCCTCGAGGAGATCGCTGATGAAGCCTCAAGGATCGTTCGCGAGGCCAGGAGGGTGAAGTGGTATTGGGTGAGCCCGAGCGAACTGGCGTCCAGGACCTACAATGCCCCGAACATTCAGAGGCTTCCCAAGACAAGCAAGTACAGGATAGTCGAGGTCGAGGGAGTCAACGCGATCCCGTGCACCGGGACACACGTAGCAAATACCAGAGAGATCGGCAGAGTAAGAATATTAAGAGCGGAGAGGACCATTAGGGGCTTCAAACTACATTACATGGTGGAAACTGGTGACCAATGA
- a CDS encoding Holliday junction resolvase-like protein produces the protein MELAHEILRRRKREIRRDAIARCQHTNLGRIGEHLSPLAIFLNYGVDLKDLRFIGSPIDYVAFKGYSGGKTEEIIFIEVKSGSSGDLEEKQKQVKEAVESCRIEWLAIHLPTEIENLKRAPSQRQENTVLKYLCVSTRCLIS, from the coding sequence ATGGAACTGGCTCACGAGATCTTGAGGCGGAGGAAGCGCGAAATCAGACGCGACGCTATCGCTAGATGTCAGCACACGAATCTGGGAAGGATAGGGGAGCATCTCTCTCCACTCGCTATCTTCCTAAACTACGGAGTCGACTTAAAGGACCTCAGGTTCATTGGATCACCGATCGACTACGTAGCCTTCAAAGGCTACTCCGGCGGAAAAACAGAAGAGATCATATTCATTGAAGTGAAGAGCGGAAGTTCGGGGGATCTAGAGGAAAAGCAGAAGCAAGTTAAGGAGGCTGTGGAGTCTTGTAGGATAGAGTGGCTGGCAATACACTTACCAACCGAGATAGAGAATTTGAAGCGAGCTCCGTCCCAGAGGCAAGAAAACACGGTTCTAAAATACCTGTGCGTCTCCACCAGATGCTTGATTAGCTGA